The following are from one region of the Melospiza melodia melodia isolate bMelMel2 chromosome 16, bMelMel2.pri, whole genome shotgun sequence genome:
- the LOC134425923 gene encoding 40-kDa huntingtin-associated protein-like yields MLSAGGGSGPGGAGGSGPGLGGDGDFLSRYRLVSAKLRRRFLRKPNVAEAAEQFAALARELRAQESLPYAAWCQLAVARCAQSLFHGPAEAAALAEAARLFLRQERDLRQRLGLRGGFGEHVAAAQSCGAFAARLHLERGQPALAAGPCLELAAALRDTGQPARAAAPLQRAAELLTAARLPLQALRCLAERASCLLLARDYAGALAALTRAQALAGAGLGGAAGAGAAPGGAFLDVLARCEVSRVLLLLLLQPPPAKLLPEHARTLEQYCWEAPDGGAGTGSGSGSGGGLPPAASYLPAELFLLLQSAVLACQEKDAEALKALQAELWPLLSAEQNHLLHLVLQEMLSPAGQGL; encoded by the coding sequence ATGCTGTCGGCGGGcggcggctccggccccggcggggcgggcggctccGGGCCGGGGCTCGGCGGCGACGGCGATTTTCTGTCGCGGTACCGCCTGGTGTCGGCCAAGCTGCGGCGGCGGTTCCTGCGGAAGCCGAACGTGGCGGAGGCGGCGGAGCAGTTCGCGGCGCTGGCGCGGGAGCTGCGCGCCCAGGAGAGCCTGCCCTACGCCGCCTGGTGCCAGCTGGCCGTGGCGCGCTGCGCCCAGAGCCTGTTCCACGGCCCCGCCGAGGCGGCCGCGCTGGCCGAGGCCGCGCGTCTCTTCCTGCGCCAGGAGCGGGACCTGCGGCAGCGCCTGGGCTTGCGCGGCGGCTTCGGCGAGCACGTGGCGGCGGCGCAGAGCTGCGGGGCCTTCGCCGCCCGCCTGCACCTGGAGCGGGGGCAGCCCGCGCTGGCGGCCGGGCCGTGCCTGGAGCTGGCGGCGGCGCTCCGCGACACGGGACagcccgcccgcgccgccgcgcCCCTGCAGCGGGCGGCGGAGCTCCTGACGGCGGCGCGGCTGCCGCTGCAGGCCCTGCGCTGCCTGGCCGAGCGCgcctcctgcctgctgctggcccgcGACTACGCCGGGGCGCTGGCCGCGCTGACGCGGGCGCAGGCgctggccggggccgggctgggcggtgcggccggggccggggccgcgcccGGCGGAGCCTTCCTGGACGTGCTGGCGCGCTGCGAGGTGTcgcgggtgctgctgctgctcctgctgcagccgccGCCCGCCAAGCTGCTGCCCGAGCACGCCCGCACGCTGGAGCAGTACTGCTGGGAGGCGCCCGACGGCGGAgcgggcaccgggagcggctccgGGAGCGGCGGGGGGCTGCCGCCGGCCGCCAGCTACCTGCCGGcagagctgttcctgctgctgcagtCGGCGGTGCTGGCGTGCCAGGAGAAGGACGCGGAGGCGCTGAAGGCGCTGCAGGCCGAGCTGTGGCCGCTGCTGAGCGCCGAGCAGAACCATCTGCTGcacctggtgctgcaggagatgctgagccCCGCCGGacaggggctctga